One Ciconia boyciana chromosome 9, ASM3463844v1, whole genome shotgun sequence genomic window carries:
- the LOC140656900 gene encoding LOW QUALITY PROTEIN: uncharacterized protein (The sequence of the model RefSeq protein was modified relative to this genomic sequence to represent the inferred CDS: substituted 1 base at 1 genomic stop codon), with protein sequence MLKCQVILLEQDDVELKTTTAINPAMFLNSEVRDSEPLHHDCLQTIKHVYSSRQDLRDEPLTNPDLELFTDGSSFVRGGKWMAGYAVVTTTQVIEAGALPINTSAQKAELVALRQILKVAEGKKVNIWTDSKYAFGIVDACGAIWKERGLLSAQGSPIKYKEEILQLLQDIQRPKEVAVMHCKAHQFGQTAVNVGNXLADKTAKELAEQSILALVPVKQMKFPTLKPNYGELDQQFASLLKATINEEGWLVTPTKRVIVTPQVMTEIVKETHEETHWGSEAMISSLQVLIICIGMM encoded by the coding sequence ATGCTTAAATGTCAAGTCATCCTgttggaacaggatgatgtggaacttaaaaccACCACAGCAATCAATCCAGCGATGTTTTTGAATTCGGAAGTGAGGGATTCTGAACCCTTGCACCATGATTGTCTGCAGACCATCAAGCATGTATATTCAAGTAGACAGGATCTAAGAGATGAACCATTAACTAAccctgatttggagctgtttacaGATGGTAGCAGCTTTGTACGTGGTGGAAAGTGGATGGCTGGATATGCAGTGGTCACAACTACACAGGTGATAGAAGCTGGGGCCCTACCCATTAATACATCAGCCCAAAAGGCGGAATTAGTGGCACTGAGACAAATCCTGAAGgtagctgaagggaaaaaggtAAATATATGGACTGATTCAAAGTACGCATTTGGAATAGTCGATGCATGTGGGGCtatctggaaagaaagaggattgTTGTCGGCTCAAGGATCACCTAtcaaatacaaggaagaaattctccaaCTTCTACAGGATATTCAAAGACCTAAGGAAGTGGCAGTAATGCACTGCAAAGCACATCAATTCGGGCAAACTGCAGTAAACGTGGGTAATtgattggctgataaaactgctaaaGAGCTGGCTGAACAAAGCATCCTTGCAttggtaccagtaaaacagatgAAGTTCCCAACTCTAAAACCCAATTATGGTGAGTTAGATCAACAATTTGCATCACTGTTAAAAGCAACCATAAATGAAGAGGGTTGGTTAGTAACTCCTACAAAACGAGTCATTGTTACACCACAGGTAATGACCGAGATTGTAAAAGAGACACATGAGGAAACACATTGGGGTAGCGAGGCTATGATTTCTAGTCTTCAAGTTTTGATTATATGCATAGGGATGATGTGA